The genomic DNA tctctttgtggtcgttttgtctcgttttgtcctattgtggtcgttttgtctctttgtggttgtggtcgttttgtctctttgtagtcgttttgtctctttgtggtcgttttgtctctttgtggtcgttttgtctcgttttgtctctttgtggtcgttttgtctcgttttgtcctattgtggtcgttttgtctctttgtggtcgttttgtctctttgtagtcgttttgtctctttgtggtcgttttgtctatttgtagtcgttttgtctctttgtggtcgttttgtctctttgtagtcgttttgtctctttgtggttgttttgtcttgttttgtctctttgtggtcgttttgtctctttgtagtcgttttgtctctttgtggtcgttttgtctctttgtagtcattttgtctctttgtggtcattttgtctctttgtggtcgttttgtctcgttttgtctctttgtggtcgttttgtctcgttttgtcctattgtggtcgttttgtctctttgtggttgtggtcgttttgtctctttgtagtcgttttgtctctttgtggtcgttttgtctctttgtggtcgttttgtctcgttttgtctctttgtggtcgttttgtctcgttttgtcctattgtggtcgttttgtctctttgtggtcgttttgtctctttgtagtcgttttgtctctttgtggtcgttttgtctatttgtagtcgttttgtctctttgtggtcgttttgtctatttgtagtcgttttgtctctttgtggtcgttttgtctatttgtagtcgttttgtctctttgtggtcgttttgtctctttgtagtcgttttgtctctttgtggtcgttttgtctcgttttgtctctttgtggtcgttttgtctcgttttgtctctttgtggtcgttttgtctcgttttgtctctttgtggtcgttttgtctctttgtggtcgttttgtctctttgtagtcgttttgtctctttgtggtcgttttgtctatttgtagtcgttttgtctctttgtggtcatttcgtctctttgtggtcgttttgtctcgttttgtctctttgtggtcgttttgtctctttgtggacgttttgtctctttgtggacgttttgtctctttgtggtcattttgtctcgttttgtttctttgtggtcgttttgtctctttgtggtcgttttgtctctttgtggacgttttgtctttttgtggtcgttttgtgtcttcaGCATGTGTATATGTTCACACAAAGATAACCAAACAATCTGGTCTTCCGATGGCGATGTTGCCACTGAAGGAAACGTTGATTTGTCACTAAAATGATGAGCTATCATAACTTATTTCCTCCCACACAGCACCAGTGACCGTACGAACTTTTGTTCCCGAGCTGTTTGTAAATCATCAGCTGAGTAAATTAACAAAAGCTGAGCTCAGGTCGGAGTTCAGATTCGTTCTGACTTCAAACCTTTAAAGATCAACGCCCACGCTGAGCAGATTCAactaaaaaacattaacaatataATGACAGTTAAAATAAAGCGATcgaaaagaaatataaagttaaaCATGCTGCTGAAATCTCTGTCTAACTGCTGACTCGGTACAAATCACTGCAAATATTTACTCTCAGATACTGAGGTGAAAGTCTTAAAACAGAGTTGGATCACCTGTCGTACAGTTCATACTTACATACAGacgtggaagaagtattcagacaTTGTACTtaataaaagtagtaataccaagTAAAAGTCCTCTTTATGCAGATTTCAGagtcatgtttattatttcaaaacaaagttacaagcTTTACAGTAAAAAACTAAGAATACaagtaaataataattcatttaaacAATAACAAGAGTTTTAAGCAGAATTGTTATTGATTGATGGGTATAAGATAAAATGGGATAAAACTAATGTATCCAGAGGAAAATTGGTCATATAAAGTGGGTAAGAGTGCAAATAGAACCTCATATAAACAATAAccataaaacaattaaaaacaagtataataatattaatacattttaaattataataaatcattttaatattacaaaCAGATAATTTGAACACGTTATTCTTCATTTAATCCTTTTCAATAAAGTTCTTGAAAAATGAATTAAGAGTCACCTGAGAGTATTGATGTGAAGAATGAAGCCAGATAACTGTGGTGCGCCCTCCCGCCCAGCAGATGGCGGTAATGCCCCTTAACGCAGCCCTTAAAGAGAtgaacgaagaagaagaaagtgttgCTAACGCTAACAATGGCAGCTAACACGGAGCTCCGGATGGATCAGCTCCCTTCAGACCCGCTGCTGCACGTCTTATCCTACCTGGGCTTCAGAGATCTGATCCAGTATGTACCGACACACCGACCTGGTAACCTCCACAGCACACTGGAGGAACTGGGAGTAAACATTAAGTTtgtttattcataaataaacacagagcaGCTCGTTAGCCTACCCTAGCATCGAAACTAGCTGTTAATTGTGTGCTAATTTGTAATAAAGAGTGGCAGAAACTTCGATATGATCAGTTaatttcagaaaatgtaaacTATTATCAGACTCAAACAGTAGCTGTCATGTAGCTCAGAGCTAACACGAGCTAACTTTTTATAAGATAAACATGTTGTGTTCAGTTAGCCGCGAGCTAACAGCTGCTAACTGTTTGTTTACGTTTGGTTCTGACTGCACAACAGCTCAGTTATTATTGttcttaaaaataatatatacaggAAGTAATTAAATCCTTTTTAAGGcattaaaagtactaatactgtacttttaaaagtaaaagtcctccattcaaaataaagtacaaaagtatttgcatcaaaatattcttaaagtaccaaaagtaaaatgtattattaaactaaatcacagagttcaaatgtttttgtttttatttctttatatgctgattgttctggatgtattgatTAAATACTTAATGtccaatgttttcttattgatTAGTACTCGGATATATTATTTTGGTAAAAGtagtaccacagtgtaaaaatactcatacattatatatatatattatatatatatatatatatatatatatatatatatatacttgagtaaatgtacttcgttaCTTTGTTCCCAGTTAAtagtgaaaatgtgtgttatGATCAAAGTGACATCTTCTAATGTTTTTGCTTTCACAATACTCGGAcagcagcaaatgtttggcatgaAATAATTATTAACTGATATAAATAATCGCTGTTACGACTGAGAGTTTCAGAGGGATTCTTAGAGGCTGCTGAAGTGTCAGAAAAGTAACAACTTAAAGTCACAGAAATAAAATCGTCACTTCAAATGTCTGAAAAAACATGTGTTCAGTTTATTCTGATATAAAAGCAGCAAAGAGACGTTGGAGAGGATGTCCCTGATGTCatctgatgtttgtgtgtctattGAAACTAACCGTCTCACTGACACAAATGACCCGTCTCTCTGTAGCTGTAGTTTTGTCAGCAGGAGGTTGAACGACTTGTCCAAACACAACCCGCTGTGGAAATGTCTCTGCTCCAAACACTGGCTGCTGACTGAGTGAGTACACGTGTTCTGTACACGTCTCCTACCAGTACCAACAGCTCCCTgagtaacgtgtgtgtgtgtgcgtgtgcgtgtgcgtgtgcgtgtgtgtgtgtgtgtgtgtgtacagtgcgGAGCGGCTGCAGAGCGGCGTGTCCTGGTACTGCCTCTTCAAACAGTCCTACAGAGACCTGGGCCGCTACATGCAGCACTACGCGCTGCTGAAGAGATCCTGGGAGCAGCTGAAGGACTTCCTGCTGCAGAAATGTCCTCGCATGATCGCGTCGCTCAAAGGTCTCGTATATGTTTGATTGACATCTTATACGTTAACGTTGTCCTGGTTGTACTTGCACTGCTCCAACACTTAGCAGGACTTCTCCTGTAACAGAGTATTAGTGTCTGGATCAGGGAGGATGTAggattattatttcttatttaaatgtcCATTATGCTGACtttaaaatactaaatgtatttatcctTTATCTTTGCAGATTTCTGATGATCTTATTATTAgaactttgtttctgttttctgaaatgttcctAATGTGAAGACTTCCTGCTCCGCTGCTGATGTTTATGGCTGCAGCGGAGCACTCTTCATTCGTTGTCTCAAAATGATTAAAGACGTCTCAAAGCTTTATAAAGgagtaaaacacacataaaacttTACAAACCAGTTAATAAATGATCAAAGCAGTCGCAGAGTAATTTAATATTTGACAAATAGATGAATTGTTGCAGCTCGAGGTGTTCAGATGTTCAGAGGTGCGTTTGTTTTCTCCTCCAGAGGGCGCCACAGAGGTGGAGCTTAACGACATTGAGGCTCAGATCGGCTTCAGACTCCCAGACGACTACCGCTGCTCGTACCGCATCCACAACGGGCAGAAGCTGGTGATCCCCgggtctgtctgactgtctgtctgactgtctgtctgactgtgtgtctgactgtctgtgtgtgtgtctgactgtctgtctgactgtgtgtctgactgactgactgtctgactgactgtgtctgtctgtgtgtctgactgactgtgtgtctgactgactgtgtgtctgtctgactgtctgtctgtctgactgtctgactgactgtgtgtctgtctgtctgtctgtctgtctgactgtgtgtctctccacctgtctgtctgtctgtctctcaggctGATGGGCAGCATGTCCCTGTCTAACCACTACCGCTCTGAGGTGCTGCTGGACGTGGAGACGGCGGCGGGGGGCTTCCAGCAGAGGAAGGGGATGCGGCGCTGCCTCCCGCTCACCTTCTGCTTCCACACCGGACTCAGCCAGTACATGGCTCTGGAGCCCGCCGAGGGCCGCAGGATGTTCGAGAGCTTCTACCCCTGCCCCGTACGtaatcctttcaaaataaaggtctgGACAGAAACTGAGCAGAGAATCAACCCTCACTTTAGAAGTCTTagaagttttgttttgtagGGTTACAAATCGTTGCATGAACCCTCCAAAACAAACGCAACAAAACGTTTATTAAATTGAAATTCTTGACTTTGATTTATCTCCTTCATACATTTGCCAGTGAAGAATTAAGTTTAATCGTAAGTTTATTAAAGGAACCCTGGAGGTGCCAAATGTCTGCGTCTAAAAACTGCATTAAtgatataataacattattttcatCATGATCATAACCACCAAAAATGTATTAAGTTCGCATTTTaagcctttttaaatgtttgttgacaTAACGccctgttttaaaaatgtaattattcaaatgcattaatagacaaaatgatcaaaacatgtcaaattaatgtcagcagcagcaattctaaaataaatacaaaattaaagaTATTTTATAGACGAAACGATTCATCGAGAAATGAATCTGCAGAATATTTGTTAGTTTAATTTAAGGATAAAAGTTCTTTgagatgtaaaaaataaacaagtaaaataGGTTGGAGAACTTCactcaataaaacatgttttcaataACGATTGCATAAAAATGAAACTAAACATTAAtagtgaataaataataataaataaataaaacgcaGTAAATGGAAACTAATGGCAATAATCCCgaaataataaaaatctttCAGCAATCGTCAGTAAAAGCTTTTAGGATCTTTAGACGTCTGAAGAAAagctacacacgcacacgcacacgcacgcacacacacacacacacacacacatgaatctGTGGTCtgacagctgtttgtgtttcaggatCAGACGGCTCAGGATCCGTCGGCCATCGACATGTTCATCACAGGTCACCTTctcatttattcttttatttctcttcatatttacacatttagtatttattggtttatttattcgtctttaaaattacacatttatcttttattaaatttttcaaatgtgtatttatttcttatgtTTGTGCGTTCAGGTTCTTGCTTCTTGGAGTGGTTCACGGCGTACGTGCACAACGTGGTCAGCGGCGAATACCCGATCATCAGAGACCAGATCTTCAGGTGACCTGCGTGACCAGGTGTCTCGAGTGCTCGCGCTGCTCATTGATAACTCACCGCTCGCTGTGATGCTCTTGTGTCTGCAGGTATGTGCACGACAAGAGCTGCGTGGCGACCACCGGAGACATCACCGTCTCCGTTTCTACCTCCTTCCTGCCTGAGCTCTCGTCCGTGCACCCGCCGCACTTCTTCTTCACCTACCGCATCAGGTGGCTGGTAACGTAACGTAGTGTAGCATGACGTAGTGTAGCGTGACGTAGTGTAGCATGACGTAGTGTAGCGTGACGTAGTGTAGCATGACGTAGTGTAGCATGACGTAGTGTAGCGTGACGTAGtgtagcgtgacgtaacgtagtGTAGCGTAGCGTAACCTAGCGTAACGTAACATAGCGTAACGTAGTGTAGCGTAGTGTAACCTAACGTAACATAGCGTAGTGTAACATAGCATAGCGTAGCGTAATGTAGTAGCGTAACGTAGTGTAGCGTAGCGTAGCGTACGGGCGTAGTGTAACGTACTGTGACGTAGTGTAGCGTAGCGTAACCTAGCGTAGCGTAACGTAACATAGCGTAGTGTAACATAGCGTAGTGTAACATAGCGTAATGTAACCTAGCGTAGTGTAACCTAGCGTAGTGTAACGTAGCGTAACGTAGCGTAACGTAGcgtaacgtaacgtagcgtaacgtagcgtagcgtaacgtagcgtagcgtagcgtaacgtagcgtagcgtAGTGGCGTAGCGTAGcgtaacgtagcgtagcgtAGTGGCGTAGCGTACGGGCGTAGTGTGACGTACTGTGACGTAGCCTTTTCCTCTTCCAGTGTTTTAATACACGTGTATTTTCAGAATAGAGATGTCGACCAGCGCGTCGCCTGAAGCTGCCTGTCAGCTCGACAGCCGCTACTGGAAGATCACCACCTCCGACGGCAACGTGGAGGAAGTTCAGGGGCCCGGCGTGGTCGGTACGCTGCTCGCCATCACGTCACCTCCTGTGCAGCTCAGCTGGGATTACCTGGTGTTACCTGCTgaatttgtgtgtctgtgtgtgtgcaggagagtTTCCCGTCATGACTCCGGGGAAAGTCCACGAGTACGCCAGCTGCACCACCTTCTCCACCCCGTCAGAGTACATGGAGGGTCACTACACCTTCCACAGACTGGGTagctcttttattttgaagcagctgcagatcttttattttgaagcatcataaatgtgttgtttgtcttgTAGCTAATAAAGAAGAAGTTTTCCACGTGGCCATCCCTCGTTTCCACATGGTCTGCCCGCCCTTCAGAGAGCCGGTGGTTCGAACGGTAAAAGTTATAATTCGACAAAATCCagattttatattatattatcatcattctttcattatattttcagtcatttgatttgtttacaatttttatataaaattattaaaatactaataacgagaaaatatatttttcttcatttgttgACAAATTGCTTGAACTACTAATTACAAAAAACagtattaatattgttataatatataatattatataaaatgttttaatataatataatatagaaaattattacatataatatattatatattaaatgtataatattataatattatgatatatattatatagaatatatatatatatttataaccaTTCAAGGAAGAATAGATAagattataatttatatatttaatataaatgaattattatataatcTGAGAAATGATTTATATGAATATgttctataatatataaattattagatataacatattataatatagaataaTTACATGATAAGATTATAAATATTACaatcttatatattataatatatatattgtgattaaatatatatataatattatataattattatatatgataatgtgatataataatatagtaatactattataataattataatataataatagtagatatattatatatgattataatatattaatatataatatattataataataataatattataatactattaatatcttaattatatatatataatatattctaatattataataattataatataatatataataatctataaaatgcttttattgcCATTTGATTTTGTGGAACaagataaagaaatgtaatttaaaattaataaaatcataaaaaataaaattgttaaCATTCCCGCTGGTGTCTGAATGTCTCTGCAGCAGAAGGCGTCGACCAGGCGCTTCGACGACCACGCCGACGACCATGACGACGACGGCGACGACGGCGAGTACTGCGATGGAGACGGAGACGACTTCGGCGACCTGAGAGGGATCAACATGGCCGCCTTGGAGGGGGCGTGGTGCCCACGACACATTTGACCTCTTCAGCGTCGTGAAGAAGAACAGAGGGGCCTGTCAATCATCCAGGCGTTAACAAACACCTGGATGATTGACAGGCAGCAGGGGATTCTGGGAAAGGTAACCAGAGCCATATGTGGGACGGCAGCGCGTCGACTTCCAGCTGCCAAAATGAAACTACAAAATGTGAATGAGGTGAAGTTTCATAGAAAGGTTTTCTTATTTTCCTCATATGTTGGCGAGGCGGGACAACGAGGCGGGACAACGAGGCGGTACAAAGAGGCGGGACAACGATGCGGGACAAAGAGGCGGGACAAAGAGGCGGGACGGCGGCGTCGCTCCTCGGCTTTAAAGGATTATTTGTGGCGTCGCAGAAAGCCGAGTTGTGCCTGTTTCTGTACGAACTCCTCGTGGAGGTTAAGATGTGCGGTGGTTCTCGATGAGCGGGGAGGTCAAAGCTCCTTTAAATTATTTCAAGTCTTTTCCACTGCAGGAACGCGGCGGCCAGACGTCTCCAGCGTCAGAAGACTCCTTCACGTGTTTCATATTCACGCCgtcattcattcataaatctCTGCTCGCTTTGCTTTCATCCAAACAaactttaacttttcttttttaaatgtgtgaacgattttttcacatttttatcgtttttactttgttttgacCCCAATGTTTGAAATTTGGAGACATTTACAACCAAATGTCTAAACGGCGTCCGGCTGCTGACACGCAGACGAGCGCCGAGAGGAAGACGAAGACGAAGACGCTCCAGAATATCGATGATCATGATCCGAACATCTGGAGCCGTGAAGAGTTCCTGCAGTGGAAACGATGTCTcgtgtcctcctctctccacttgGCAGAGTGATTATGGGATGTTCAAGTTGTTTCGTGCTTCGGTGTTTCACGCTGTCGCTCGTGTAGCGCGAGGACGTGTCGTGTGATTGGTgggtttgttttgtatgtttttggctaaataaatgagaaatattCATCGCTGCTGCAGACTCTGTTTACTGTCGACGTCATCTTCACTGCGGGgatcaggtacacacacacacacacacacacacacacacacacacacacacacacactttttattcaTTAAACATTTCTTTGATAATTGAGGCTTTattaatttacttatttaacTAGTTAAGAAAATTAACTTTGTTGAtctttttggtgtttttctgcttttacaTTCTGGTTTTTATTcgcttataaataaatgtaaatgcttataaatatacttttatattttgttatataatatatattttatatatttgtatctgtttctttttttatatttcaacagAATTCTTCTTCCTCGACTTCGTAAAATGTGTGAGCATCAAAATGTCCTTAAATTACCAAAAGTACATAATTATGTGATTTAATgcttaatattatataatatatccgtcattttatttatttatttacatttatatatctttatatatttatttatctagtGTAACTTGCTGCAGCGAAATAAATCTGtcctcatttatttaattagttatgtattaatatatattgatttttatatatattatatatatatatatatatatatatatagttattattaactatatatatatatatatatatatatatatatatatatatatagatgttattattaactatatatatataatatatatagtaatatattaatatgttttattattaactatatatatatatatgttattattaactatatatatatatatatatatatatatatagcttattattaactatatatatatatatatctatatatagttattattaactatatatatatatacttatagtTATTATTGAACTATATATATCGTTAgtattactatattatatctatctattatctatatatatagttattattaactatatatatatgttagtattaatatattatatattatataaatatattatatatatatatatattatatagttatatagttatatattactatatataacatgttatatatattaatacataactatatatattgttatgtattaatatatataatatatatatatgtattaatatatatatggttatgtattcaaaaaaataaatatatatatatatagttatgtataaaaataaaaatagttatgAATTAAAATTTGTATGTAGAATTTGGCACTAAAAACCCTCCATACATCCTGAACCggaaatgtctttatatttaaaaaacaaacttttattcATCATGAAGTGGAACAAAATGTTTCTCACAGTTTTGAGTTTTGAACACAGAAACGTCGACGTAGCTTTTAACTGTTAGCAtcacattagcattagcatcagtAACGTGTAAACAACTTTCAGTCCTCCTCCTTCACTGTCCTCCATCTTTTCCTCGccactctcccctcctcctcttcttcctcctcctcgtcttcctcctgcACCCtcactgtcctcctcctcttcctcgcccctctcctctcctcctcctcttcctcgttctcctcttcctcccccccgacccttccccctccctcctcctcccggGCGTTACAGCGGCTGCAGTGCCTCCTGAAGCCTCCCAGGAAGTGCGACCTGAAGCAGCAGAAGGGGCAGGCGTAGCGTCCGGGCCGGTGGGCGGCGCTGACGTGCTGCTGCAGCCGGCTGGGCAGGAAGAAGGAGCGGCTGCAGTCTTTGCAGCCGTAGGGGCGAGCCACATCGTGGCTGCGCACCACGTGGCTGATGGCGAAACCTGCAACAGGTAGAAAATACAAAGTTAGAAACTATAATACAACCAGTGgcggccgtcagggccagcaaggccttctctgctggcctaaacagcatcagaatatacatttcatttttagatattttcttccacaaatatgtattaaattattccccagagtctattctcttcatttcatagctttcctcttggttgcgctgcttccagcctcagatgaagatttggaggtctggcctttatgttagagcttttatccaatcatatttcagcatgatgtgttgccagggtccaagagatctgccctgaggccttcagaagcaacagtgcgggcgcctgtcgcttaaagtgaacggagacaaaactgtggcgttaaccaatcagatgtcgagttggcgacaccggggccagctagcaggcgtacgataacgtcagcacgtccacgtcttttgattggatacgcactattgagaggcagagctagcaacctttGAACGAGCtcatttagatttctacaaccCACAAtgtctgaaggaggagaagagatcgatgtggtcgcagatataattacgacattttcaagacaaacctttcaagaaaagctagacatcgtgagaagaacggccaaccccgacgctagcgtcccctttaattttggggtttcttttaggaagtttttccttgtgcgatgcgagggtctaaggacagagggtctgaggacagagggtctgaggacagagggtctaaggacagaaggtctaaggacagagggtctaaggacagagggtgtaaggacagagggtctgaggacagagggtctaaggacagagggtctgaggacagagggtctgaggacagagggtctgaggacagagggtctgaggacagagggtctaaggacagagggtgtcgtatcctgtacagtctgtaaacactgagacaaatgtataatttgtgatattgggctgtacaaataaatttgatttgatttagcgCCTATCACAGGCGGGAAAAGGGTTTTTCCGCCACTTTctaatcactaactacgagcggtaccccggctcacagcctccgagaggcgcTGCACagtgtactgctgggaatgctacaactaaatgtttctaaatattaatataactctgttgttcgGGTGATGCaccgcccggttatactgcgttctGTCtacatgtatagtttctagatccatggcgtcataatgacggtattaagagggggaataactCAGGTAGGaggtaggacatcactgaaggcttaggtgtgaaatgcacggcctgATACTGAatacaataaatgcaaaaaataaataaatacatgtggggaaaaactttgtttgtttatttctgaaTATATTTATAGCATTTATTAAATAGctctaaatatttatttattgcatatataatatataatatataatatatatattatatattatatatttccttACGTTATGTTCTGTGAcaggacatttaaagacctcGATTTGATCCGTTAAACGTCCCGACACGTCGTCACCTGAGGGTTAACGAGGTCTCTGCACGCCATCGGATCGACCTCGTGAACCCTCAGGTGACGCGTGTCTGCGTTCGAGTGAGTTGAAGTTTAAAGAATGAAATGTTCACACGTTGGACTGAACTGTTGGAGGAAGCCGCCGCTGACCTTTGAGTTTGGTCTTCCAGCCGCAGATCAGACACACGAAGCGGTTTGAGATGAAGCGCACGACTTTAGCCGTggcctccatctcctccttcaGGAGCTCGCCGCTCAGCTCCCCGCTCAGCCcggccgcctcctcctcctccgccccgCCACCGCCCTGCGC from Cottoperca gobio unplaced genomic scaffold, fCotGob3.1 fCotGob3_230arrow_ctg1, whole genome shotgun sequence includes the following:
- the fbxo3 gene encoding F-box only protein 3; this translates as MAANTELRMDQLPSDPLLHVLSYLGFRDLIHCSFVSRRLNDLSKHNPLWKCLCSKHWLLTDAERLQSGVSWYCLFKQSYRDLGRYMQHYALLKRSWEQLKDFLLQKCPRMIASLKEGATEVELNDIEAQIGFRLPDDYRCSYRIHNGQKLVIPGLMGSMSLSNHYRSEVLLDVETAAGGFQQRKGMRRCLPLTFCFHTGLSQYMALEPAEGRRMFESFYPCPDQTAQDPSAIDMFITGSCFLEWFTAYVHNVVSGEYPIIRDQIFRYVHDKSCVATTGDITVSVSTSFLPELSSVHPPHFFFTYRIRIEMSTSASPEAACQLDSRYWKITTSDGNVEEVQGPGVVGEFPVMTPGKVHEYASCTTFSTPSEYMEGHYTFHRLANKEEVFHVAIPRFHMVCPPFREPVVRTQKASTRRFDDHADDHDDDGDDGEYCDGDGDDFGDLRGINMAALEGAWCPRHI
- the LOC115004944 gene encoding chromosome alignment-maintaining phosphoprotein 1-like isoform X2 — its product is MSVVIQTRGEAGGGVAAHLQCPLCGHFSKSHAHQLTHMAASHPACLDGVAVGRLGNIVMYQSTARLFHCADCFHTSRDFTKLYKHIISKHCLDQREGGGEEKAGEDGEEEEEAGKDEIKEEEVEVKAEGDESVLMFDGAGYNCLICGWKTKLKGLAVNHVVRKHDIPKAYAAQAVRRDAATFKQAQGGGGAEEEEAAGLSGELSGELLKEEMEATAKVVRFISNRFVCLICGWKTKLKGFAISHVVRSHDVARPYGCKDCSRSFFLPSRLQQHVSAAHRPGRYACPFCCFRSHFLGGFRRHCSRCNAREEEGGGRVGGEEEENEEEEEERRGARKRRRTVRVQEEDEEEEEEEEGRVARKRWRTVKEED